A part of Bacillus thuringiensis genomic DNA contains:
- a CDS encoding ABC transporter ATP-binding protein, with product MTYILKTNQLTKVFKGKEVISSVNMHVKKGEIYGFLGPNGAGKTTIMKMITNLIKPTSGDIEIFGEKLTDTSYELLKRMGTIIEYPIFYDKLTAKENLELHCEYMGYYDKNAIDHALYLVKLHGIDDKKVKDFSLGMKQRLGIARAIMTKPELLILDEPINGLDPIGIKELRELFKMLCKEYGITLLVSSHILGEMELMADTIGMIQNGKLIKEVSMKSINGKQTEYIEITVPDVKRAAYILEDKLGIKNYKIMSGNMIRVYELKATQQAISKALIMNDVEIESINKKHSSLEEYFLNVMDGEGIHA from the coding sequence ATGACATATATATTAAAAACGAATCAGTTAACGAAAGTGTTTAAAGGGAAAGAAGTTATTTCTAGCGTTAACATGCATGTGAAAAAAGGAGAGATTTACGGTTTCTTAGGACCGAATGGTGCAGGTAAAACAACGATTATGAAAATGATCACAAATTTAATAAAACCGACGAGCGGTGATATTGAAATTTTTGGTGAAAAGTTAACGGATACATCTTATGAATTGTTAAAGCGCATGGGGACAATTATCGAATATCCAATCTTTTATGATAAATTAACGGCGAAGGAAAACTTAGAATTACATTGTGAATATATGGGTTATTACGATAAAAACGCAATTGATCATGCTTTATATTTAGTAAAACTGCACGGTATAGATGATAAAAAAGTAAAAGATTTTTCATTAGGGATGAAGCAACGACTTGGTATTGCAAGGGCGATTATGACGAAGCCAGAATTACTCATTTTAGATGAGCCAATTAACGGTTTAGATCCAATTGGTATTAAAGAATTAAGAGAATTATTTAAAATGCTCTGCAAAGAATATGGTATTACGTTATTAGTCTCTAGTCATATTTTAGGCGAGATGGAACTAATGGCAGATACAATCGGTATGATTCAAAATGGAAAACTAATAAAAGAAGTTTCAATGAAGAGTATTAACGGAAAACAAACAGAGTACATTGAAATTACTGTTCCTGATGTGAAGCGTGCAGCTTATATTTTAGAAGATAAACTCGGTATAAAAAATTACAAAATAATGAGTGGAAACATGATTCGTGTGTATGAATTGAAGGCGACGCAGCAAGCTATTTCAAAAGCACTTATTATGAACGATGTAGAAATTGAAAGTATTAATAAAAAACATAGTTCCTTAGAAGAATATTTCTTAAATGTAATGGATGGAGAGGGCATTCATGCTTAA
- a CDS encoding cation:proton antiporter, translating to MAESLLLSIVIIITLGIASQWTAWRFQLPAIVVMAVAGLLIGPVFGIINPKEVLGDVFSPLVSLSVAIILFEGSLSLDIRELRGLSKPVFRIVTLGAFIAWIAGSLAAHYVAGLDWAVAFIIGGLFIVTGPTVIIPLLRQARLKPRTAAILKWEGIIVDPFGALLAVFAFQIVNFLTKESVQLHTLLYFFAGSLFAMVLGYAFSIFMSYMILKGKVPEYLKAPILLVTVLLCFGIADEVMHETGMLAVTVMGITLARMKKYISSIGDIRHFNENISVLLTSTVFIILTASLPRTTIMEIFSWPIISFVLMMLFVVRPLSIWVSTIGTELTKSERALVGWIAPRGIVALTVSSYFATELLQEGYKDASILTALTFALVITTVCAHGFSIGFLAKKLGLANTEPPGILISGASTFSSAFASHCKEMGIPSLIVDVSEEHLQCAKVKGVKTYNGQILSEQLQFEVDMNQYEYLIAVTDTDSYNVLVANTYVPQFGHHNTFLLPIHDVGKIEQERISLSKKAHLLFGQNEIYEELNRKIEDGYNFKTIQVTEEEKINKEVRDSKDILLFIRHSDGSLTFSTLYKYITVMPGDELVVLAKQ from the coding sequence ATGGCCGAATCACTTTTACTTAGTATCGTTATTATTATTACGTTAGGTATTGCTTCACAATGGACTGCATGGCGTTTCCAGCTCCCTGCTATTGTTGTTATGGCGGTTGCTGGATTATTAATTGGTCCAGTTTTCGGTATTATTAATCCAAAAGAGGTGCTTGGAGATGTTTTTAGTCCGCTCGTATCACTCTCTGTTGCAATTATATTGTTTGAGGGTAGTTTAAGTTTAGATATACGTGAGCTGAGGGGACTATCAAAACCAGTATTTCGTATCGTTACGTTAGGTGCGTTTATTGCGTGGATTGCTGGCTCACTTGCAGCTCATTACGTCGCTGGATTAGATTGGGCGGTTGCATTTATTATTGGAGGCCTCTTTATTGTGACAGGCCCAACGGTAATTATTCCGTTGTTACGCCAAGCAAGATTAAAGCCAAGAACAGCTGCAATTTTAAAATGGGAAGGAATTATTGTTGATCCATTTGGAGCTTTGCTTGCTGTATTTGCCTTTCAAATTGTAAATTTTTTAACGAAAGAAAGTGTACAATTACATACGTTACTGTATTTCTTTGCTGGTTCATTATTCGCAATGGTGCTTGGATATGCTTTTAGTATTTTTATGAGCTATATGATTTTAAAAGGGAAAGTGCCAGAATATTTAAAGGCACCGATTTTGCTCGTTACGGTATTGTTATGCTTCGGCATTGCGGATGAAGTGATGCATGAAACAGGTATGCTAGCTGTAACAGTAATGGGGATTACACTTGCACGGATGAAGAAATATATTTCCTCTATCGGTGATATTCGTCATTTTAACGAAAATATTTCAGTGCTACTAACGTCGACCGTTTTTATTATATTAACAGCATCGCTCCCAAGGACGACTATTATGGAGATTTTCAGCTGGCCTATTATAAGCTTTGTACTTATGATGCTATTTGTTGTACGACCTTTATCGATTTGGGTATCGACAATTGGTACAGAGTTAACAAAATCAGAACGGGCGCTAGTTGGCTGGATTGCGCCGCGTGGTATTGTTGCATTAACTGTCTCTAGTTATTTTGCGACGGAGTTATTACAAGAAGGCTATAAAGATGCTTCTATATTAACGGCACTTACATTTGCACTTGTTATTACGACAGTTTGTGCTCATGGATTCTCTATCGGATTTTTAGCAAAGAAATTAGGATTGGCGAATACAGAGCCACCAGGAATCTTAATTTCAGGAGCGAGTACATTCTCATCTGCCTTTGCATCACACTGTAAAGAGATGGGGATTCCAAGCTTGATCGTAGATGTATCAGAAGAACATTTACAATGTGCAAAAGTGAAAGGGGTTAAGACCTATAATGGTCAAATTCTCTCAGAACAGTTACAATTTGAAGTAGACATGAATCAGTATGAATATTTAATTGCAGTAACTGATACAGATTCTTATAACGTCTTAGTCGCAAATACGTATGTTCCGCAGTTCGGACATCATAATACATTCCTACTCCCAATTCATGATGTGGGGAAAATTGAGCAAGAGCGTATTTCTCTTTCGAAAAAAGCGCATTTACTGTTTGGTCAAAATGAAATTTACGAAGAGTTAAATCGGAAAATTGAAGATGGGTATAACTTTAAAACGATACAAGTTACAGAAGAAGAAAAGATAAACAAGGAAGTAAGGGATTCGAAAGATATACTTTTATTTATTCGTCATAGTGACGGTAGTCTCACTTTTTCAACATTGTATAAATATATAACCGTCATGCCAGGAGATGAGCTAGTTGTACTAGCAAAGCAATAA
- the srtB gene encoding class B sortase, with amino-acid sequence MSSKKERKKNSFFQRILTVVFLGTFFYSVYELGDIFMDYYENRKVMAEAQNIYEKSPMEEQSQDGEVRKQFKALQQINQEIVGWITMEDTQINYPIVQAKDNDYYLFRNYKGEDMRAGSIFMDYRNDVKSQNRNTILYGHRMKDGSMFGSLKKMLDEDFFRSHRKLYYDTLFEGYDLEVFSVYTTTTDFYYIETDFSSDMEYTSFLEKIQGKSLYKTDTKLTASDQIVTLSTCDYVLDPEAGRLVVHAKLVKRQ; translated from the coding sequence TTGAGTAGTAAAAAAGAACGGAAGAAGAATTCTTTTTTTCAACGAATACTTACAGTTGTTTTTTTAGGTACCTTTTTCTATTCAGTATACGAATTAGGTGATATTTTCATGGATTACTATGAAAATCGTAAAGTAATGGCCGAAGCACAAAATATTTATGAAAAAAGTCCGATGGAAGAGCAATCACAAGACGGGGAAGTGCGTAAGCAGTTCAAAGCTCTGCAGCAAATTAACCAAGAAATAGTTGGATGGATTACGATGGAAGATACACAAATTAATTATCCAATCGTTCAAGCGAAAGACAATGATTACTATTTATTTCGTAATTATAAAGGTGAAGATATGAGAGCAGGAAGCATTTTTATGGACTATCGTAATGATGTGAAATCTCAAAATCGAAATACTATTTTATATGGTCACCGTATGAAAGATGGTTCTATGTTTGGAAGTTTAAAGAAAATGTTAGATGAAGATTTCTTCAGGTCGCATCGTAAGTTATATTACGATACATTATTTGAAGGATATGATCTTGAAGTGTTCTCGGTGTATACAACAACAACTGATTTTTATTACATTGAAACGGATTTTAGCAGTGATATGGAATACACATCATTTTTGGAGAAAATTCAAGGGAAATCGCTGTACAAAACGGATACAAAATTGACAGCAAGTGATCAAATCGTAACACTTTCGACGTGCGACTATGTACTCGACCCGGAAGCAGGAAGGTTAGTCGTGCATGCGAAACTAGTAAAAAGACAGTAA
- a CDS encoding HAMP domain-containing histidine kinase: MVNLLIGIIFILLCVIYIQYKMRKNSSKNLRYTYEKLESIVNGQTGEKLLVMTDDLELQKLLVAINQLLDAKQKTNADHAKVEISMRKMLSNISHDLKTPLTVILGYTEMLNKDKTISKEEQQILLEKVHVKTLEVMELIHKFFDLAKLESGDKAIEMTKVNMNEVCREKILSFYDLVTAKGFQVHIDIPERNIYALGNIEVLGRVLNNLISNAITYGDDGKTLGVTLRDNETSVYIDVWDTGKGIDESHIDKVFERMYTLEDSRNRLYQGSGLGLTITKRLVEAMDGKIHLSSKPYEKTIFTVGLKKMLF; encoded by the coding sequence ATGGTCAATTTGTTAATAGGTATTATTTTTATATTGTTATGTGTCATTTACATACAATATAAAATGAGAAAAAATAGTAGTAAAAATTTACGATACACATATGAAAAGTTAGAAAGTATTGTAAATGGACAAACAGGCGAGAAGTTACTCGTTATGACAGATGATCTAGAATTGCAAAAATTATTAGTGGCAATTAATCAATTATTAGATGCAAAACAGAAAACGAATGCAGATCATGCAAAAGTAGAAATTTCGATGAGAAAAATGCTTTCAAATATTTCACATGATTTAAAGACGCCACTAACAGTTATTCTTGGATATACAGAAATGTTAAATAAGGATAAAACGATAAGTAAAGAAGAACAGCAAATATTACTTGAAAAGGTGCATGTAAAAACACTAGAAGTAATGGAACTGATTCATAAGTTTTTTGATTTAGCGAAATTAGAATCTGGTGACAAGGCAATCGAGATGACAAAAGTAAATATGAATGAAGTTTGTCGTGAGAAGATTTTATCTTTTTATGATTTAGTGACGGCGAAAGGGTTTCAAGTTCATATTGATATACCAGAAAGAAATATATATGCACTTGGAAATATAGAAGTATTAGGTAGAGTATTGAATAATTTAATATCAAATGCAATTACATATGGAGACGATGGAAAGACACTTGGTGTGACGTTAAGAGATAATGAAACGAGTGTGTATATAGATGTATGGGATACAGGAAAAGGAATTGATGAATCTCATATTGATAAAGTGTTTGAGCGTATGTACACACTTGAAGATTCCAGAAATAGATTGTACCAAGGAAGCGGTTTAGGGTTAACGATTACGAAAAGGCTTGTGGAAGCGATGGATGGAAAAATACATCTTTCTAGTAAGCCGTATGAAAAAACGATTTTTACAGTTGGATTAAAAAAAATGCTGTTTTAG
- a CDS encoding YwbE family protein, with protein MNGQKRSNIAPGLEVDIVLKQDQRTGKLTRGIVKDILTNSPSHPHGIKVRLQDGQVGRVQNIVQ; from the coding sequence ATGAACGGACAAAAACGGTCTAATATCGCACCCGGTCTTGAAGTTGATATTGTATTAAAACAAGATCAACGCACGGGTAAATTAACACGTGGAATTGTAAAAGATATTTTAACAAACTCTCCTTCTCATCCACATGGCATTAAAGTACGATTGCAGGACGGGCAAGTCGGTAGAGTACAAAATATCGTTCAATAA
- the isdG gene encoding heme oxygenase: MIIVTNTAKITKGNGHKLIDRFNKVGQVETMPGFLGLEVLLTQNTVDYDEVTISTRWNAKEDFQGWTKSSAFKDAHSHQGGMPDYILDNKITYYNVEVVRMPMAAAQ; this comes from the coding sequence ATGATTATTGTTACAAATACAGCTAAAATTACAAAGGGAAATGGACATAAATTAATTGATCGTTTTAATAAAGTAGGTCAAGTCGAAACAATGCCAGGCTTTTTAGGATTAGAAGTTCTTCTAACGCAAAATACAGTTGATTATGATGAAGTAACAATTAGCACACGCTGGAATGCAAAAGAAGATTTCCAAGGTTGGACGAAGAGCTCAGCATTTAAAGATGCTCACTCACATCAAGGCGGGATGCCAGATTATATTCTTGATAATAAAATCACTTACTACAATGTTGAAGTTGTACGTATGCCAATGGCTGCAGCACAGTAA
- a CDS encoding ABC transporter ATP-binding protein has product MEIKNVTFSYDNVTDRLKSVSSEIELGKITTIIGPNGCGKSTLLGVMSRNHDPRSGEVILDGKAISQYKPKEFARKLAVVHQQNEAPADMTVEKLTSFGRMPHKNIFSAQTDEDREAIERALACTNLLSKRDKEIHALSGGERQRVWIAMTLAQKTPMLFLDEPTTYLDIYYQLEILELVKELNEVHGLTIVMVLHDINQAIRYSDHIIVMKDGEIVTKGKPNDVVTESMIKTIYGVDVVVKQDEDTGLYMVPMGI; this is encoded by the coding sequence ATGGAAATTAAAAATGTAACCTTTTCGTATGATAATGTAACGGATCGATTAAAGTCGGTTAGTAGTGAAATAGAACTTGGTAAAATTACAACAATTATTGGTCCAAACGGTTGTGGGAAATCGACATTACTTGGCGTGATGTCAAGAAATCACGATCCTCGTAGCGGAGAGGTAATACTGGATGGAAAGGCGATTAGTCAATATAAACCGAAAGAGTTTGCTAGAAAGTTAGCCGTTGTCCACCAACAAAATGAAGCGCCGGCAGATATGACGGTGGAGAAATTAACAAGTTTTGGTCGTATGCCTCATAAAAATATCTTTTCCGCGCAAACTGATGAAGATAGAGAAGCAATCGAAAGGGCTTTAGCATGTACGAATTTGTTAAGTAAACGAGATAAAGAGATTCATGCTTTATCTGGTGGAGAAAGACAACGTGTTTGGATTGCCATGACGTTAGCTCAGAAAACACCAATGCTCTTTTTAGATGAACCGACAACCTATTTAGATATTTATTATCAGCTTGAAATATTAGAGCTAGTAAAAGAGTTAAATGAAGTACATGGATTGACGATCGTTATGGTATTACACGATATTAATCAGGCAATTCGCTATAGTGATCATATTATCGTTATGAAAGACGGCGAAATTGTTACGAAAGGTAAGCCAAATGATGTTGTGACAGAAAGTATGATAAAAACGATATACGGTGTAGATGTCGTTGTAAAGCAAGATGAAGATACAGGGTTGTATATGGTTCCAATGGGTATTTAA
- a CDS encoding ABC transporter permease: MFKLMKLEWKKHQLSSYCKGVAICIIAIFVVVNLMGLGVKDEVDGLFSNFTQQMVLINTFIRITFIIFSSVILSRLVIDEYKNKTIQLLFMYPLQRKMLMRAKLTIVFCFCFVSTIMATFIISLLVYFVSPMMGMIETPATIGEIIAIVPATFISAFMISGISLIPLFFGMRKKSTPTTITSAVIIGMLISSNFGSGNGQVSMFNFIAIPIVLCLLGIFISYLSYRKIDKIDVA; encoded by the coding sequence ATGTTTAAATTAATGAAACTTGAATGGAAGAAACATCAATTATCTAGTTACTGTAAAGGGGTAGCCATTTGTATTATAGCAATCTTCGTTGTAGTAAACCTTATGGGGTTGGGAGTGAAAGACGAGGTAGATGGGCTATTCTCTAACTTCACGCAACAAATGGTTTTAATAAACACTTTTATTAGGATAACATTTATTATTTTTAGTTCGGTCATTTTATCACGTTTAGTAATTGATGAGTATAAGAACAAAACGATACAACTTTTGTTTATGTATCCACTGCAAAGGAAAATGTTAATGAGGGCGAAATTAACAATTGTTTTTTGTTTTTGTTTTGTAAGCACCATTATGGCTACTTTTATTATTAGTTTGCTTGTGTATTTTGTGAGTCCAATGATGGGAATGATTGAAACACCTGCTACGATAGGCGAAATAATAGCTATCGTTCCAGCTACTTTTATAAGTGCATTTATGATATCTGGTATAAGTTTAATTCCTTTATTTTTTGGGATGAGAAAGAAATCGACACCGACAACAATTACTTCTGCAGTAATAATTGGGATGCTAATTAGTAGTAATTTTGGTTCTGGAAACGGTCAAGTAAGTATGTTTAATTTTATAGCTATCCCAATAGTGCTCTGTTTATTAGGGATTTTCATTAGTTATCTATCGTATCGTAAAATCGACAAGATTGATGTTGCGTAA
- a CDS encoding class I SAM-dependent rRNA methyltransferase: MRSEVIIKIKPKFIKEIKSGYPLILKDAIQNLNDVQEEGTIIKVVDEKNQFIGKGYYGKQNKGYGWILTRKEKEQINQDFFESKIKSALHKRKHFYKSNDTTAFRVLNGEGDGLGGLIIDYYDGYYVVSWYSEGIYTFRDEIIAALQKVANFKGIYEKKRFDTKGKYIEGDDFVAGERGEFPLIVKENGVNFAVYLNDGAMVGVFLDQRNVRKQIRDKYATGRTVLNMFSYTGAFSVFAALGGASKTTSVDLANRSLSKTIEQFSVNEVDYEAQDIIVEDVFLYFKYAAKKKMKFDMVVLDPPSFARSKKYTFSAAKDYKSLLKETIAITENNGIIVASTNCSAFDMKKFKGFIDTAFKEMNGKYKILEEHSLPEDFRTIDQFKEGDYLKVVFIEKIKG; this comes from the coding sequence ATGCGATCTGAAGTAATTATAAAAATAAAACCAAAATTTATAAAAGAAATTAAAAGTGGATACCCGCTTATTTTAAAAGATGCAATTCAAAATTTAAATGATGTCCAAGAAGAAGGGACTATTATTAAAGTAGTAGATGAAAAGAACCAATTCATTGGAAAAGGCTATTATGGAAAGCAAAATAAAGGATACGGTTGGATTTTAACGAGAAAAGAGAAAGAGCAAATTAATCAGGATTTCTTTGAAAGTAAAATCAAATCTGCTTTACATAAACGAAAACATTTTTATAAGTCAAATGATACAACGGCATTCCGTGTCCTAAATGGTGAGGGAGACGGTCTTGGCGGTTTAATTATCGATTATTATGATGGTTATTACGTAGTAAGTTGGTATAGTGAAGGGATTTATACTTTCAGAGATGAGATTATAGCAGCTCTTCAAAAAGTAGCAAACTTTAAAGGGATTTATGAGAAAAAACGTTTTGATACGAAAGGGAAATACATTGAAGGCGATGATTTCGTAGCGGGAGAGCGCGGCGAGTTCCCACTTATCGTAAAAGAAAATGGTGTGAATTTTGCGGTGTATTTAAACGACGGAGCGATGGTTGGTGTATTTTTAGATCAGCGTAACGTTCGAAAACAAATTCGTGATAAATATGCGACAGGGAGAACAGTGTTGAATATGTTCTCTTATACAGGTGCTTTTTCTGTATTTGCAGCGCTTGGCGGAGCGAGCAAAACGACGAGTGTCGACCTTGCAAATCGTAGTTTAAGCAAAACGATTGAGCAGTTTAGTGTAAATGAAGTTGATTATGAAGCGCAAGATATTATTGTAGAAGATGTCTTTCTTTACTTCAAATATGCAGCGAAGAAAAAGATGAAATTTGATATGGTTGTACTTGATCCTCCAAGCTTTGCACGATCAAAAAAATATACATTTAGTGCAGCAAAAGATTATAAAAGCTTATTAAAAGAAACAATTGCGATTACAGAAAATAACGGGATTATCGTTGCTTCTACAAACTGTAGCGCATTTGATATGAAAAAGTTTAAAGGATTTATCGATACGGCATTTAAAGAAATGAATGGCAAATATAAAATATTAGAAGAACATTCTTTACCAGAAGATTTTCGTACCATTGATCAATTCAAAGAAGGAGACTATTTAAAAGTAGTTTTCATCGAGAAAATTAAAGGGTAA
- a CDS encoding response regulator transcription factor — protein sequence MSHHILLVEDDISIQEMVEKYLIKEGFQVTIASDGEEGVNTYSKGSFDLIILDIMMPKLDGLEVVRIIREKSAVPILMMSAKDTDVDKAVGLGLGADDYICKPFSMIELAARVKAGIRRSTKYSATEETEKMIQIGDLAIDPINFTVEKNGKPLKLTLKEFEILKLFVKNQNRVFTKAQIYTLVWNEEYYGDDNVINVHMRRLREKIESDPSNPEYIKTLWGIGYKLEVM from the coding sequence ATGTCACATCATATTTTATTAGTTGAAGATGATATTTCAATTCAAGAGATGGTGGAAAAGTATTTAATAAAAGAAGGCTTTCAAGTAACAATTGCGTCTGATGGAGAAGAGGGCGTGAACACATATTCAAAAGGTTCATTTGATTTAATTATCCTCGACATTATGATGCCAAAGCTAGATGGCTTAGAGGTTGTGCGAATCATTCGAGAAAAAAGTGCTGTTCCGATTTTAATGATGTCGGCAAAAGATACAGATGTTGATAAAGCTGTTGGATTAGGACTTGGAGCGGATGATTACATTTGTAAGCCGTTTTCTATGATTGAATTAGCTGCACGTGTAAAGGCAGGTATTCGGAGATCTACGAAATATTCGGCTACAGAAGAAACAGAAAAGATGATTCAAATTGGTGATTTAGCAATTGATCCAATTAATTTTACAGTTGAAAAAAACGGAAAGCCACTCAAACTTACTTTAAAAGAATTTGAGATTTTAAAGCTGTTCGTAAAGAATCAAAATCGTGTATTTACAAAAGCGCAAATATATACGTTAGTTTGGAACGAAGAGTATTACGGAGATGATAACGTTATTAATGTTCATATGAGGAGATTGCGTGAGAAAATCGAAAGTGATCCATCTAATCCAGAATATATTAAAACGTTATGGGGCATCGGCTATAAGTTGGAAGTGATGTAA
- a CDS encoding FecCD family ABC transporter permease, whose protein sequence is MNKKTWSFLIVTALLIVMTSLSAMKGSLEIGIVDLVQGIFTGGNEDVEVIKDLRFPRIIIALFTGAALAVSGVLFQAVMKNPLADAGVIGISSGASFMTLVIITLFPQFFFWTPVFAFLGGAFACYLVYAFSWKSGLSPLRIILVGIAINAMFTGLNESFITICGYFIKSIKQTTTSNITMKTWGDVEIMVTYGTIGLILALFVGAWCNLLSLQDKTAKNLGLHVTRVRLIISAIAVLLAAVSTAIAGVIAFVGLLVPHISRQLVGSDHKVLIPFSALAGALLILTADTIGRLIVPPNEIPAATIMAVIGGPFLIFLLRKSDKVHGN, encoded by the coding sequence ATGAATAAAAAAACTTGGAGTTTCCTCATTGTTACTGCATTGCTTATTGTTATGACATCATTGTCAGCGATGAAAGGGAGTTTAGAAATAGGGATAGTGGACCTTGTACAAGGGATATTTACAGGGGGGAATGAAGATGTTGAAGTGATTAAAGATTTACGTTTCCCGCGCATTATTATTGCACTATTTACTGGAGCAGCTCTGGCCGTTTCAGGTGTGCTTTTTCAAGCTGTTATGAAAAATCCACTTGCTGACGCTGGTGTAATCGGGATATCTTCAGGAGCAAGTTTTATGACACTTGTTATTATTACGTTATTCCCGCAATTTTTTTTCTGGACACCAGTATTCGCCTTTTTAGGTGGTGCGTTCGCATGTTATCTCGTTTATGCATTTTCGTGGAAGTCAGGGTTAAGTCCACTTCGTATTATTTTAGTTGGTATAGCTATTAATGCGATGTTCACTGGATTAAATGAATCATTCATAACGATTTGCGGATATTTCATTAAGAGTATTAAGCAAACGACGACTTCTAACATAACGATGAAGACGTGGGGCGATGTAGAAATAATGGTTACGTATGGAACAATTGGTCTTATTCTTGCTCTATTTGTAGGAGCTTGGTGTAATTTATTATCGTTACAAGATAAGACTGCGAAAAACTTAGGTTTGCATGTGACGAGAGTTCGTCTTATTATCTCTGCTATTGCGGTACTTTTAGCGGCAGTATCAACAGCGATTGCAGGAGTTATTGCTTTCGTAGGATTACTTGTTCCGCACATTTCAAGACAATTAGTCGGTTCAGATCATAAAGTATTAATTCCATTTTCTGCTCTTGCAGGAGCGTTATTAATTTTGACGGCGGATACGATTGGAAGGTTAATCGTGCCACCTAACGAAATTCCAGCGGCGACGATTATGGCGGTTATTGGTGGCCCATTCTTAATATTCTTGCTTAGAAAGAGTGATAAAGTTCATGGAAATTAA